The DNA sequence GACGGGCAGCGGGCGAGCCGGCTGGTTTTGCCGCTGGCGGCGCCCGCGGAATCCATGGACGGCACGAAGTGACCTGGCGCCCATCCATCTCCGGGCGGCCGGAGCGCTCCGAGAGCTCGAATAGCCCGACGACGAGTGGCAATCCGCCCCATGGCGACGGATGTCGTCGGGGCCTTTTTCGATCACGATCGGGATGATCCGCTCGTAACCGCCGGGGTCGATGCGGGCCGCGGCAACGCCAAGACCCGCGCATGGTTAGAAGGTCCAGGTCCCCACGGGAATATCCCCCGTCCTCGCGACGGCGGGGCGGTGTATTCTTTCGGTAAGCACCCTTTCGGCCGGGTCTGCGGCGACGTGGAGGGCTCGTGACTCTGGCGGCGGGTACCCGGCTCGGCAACTACGAGATCACCGGCCTCCTCGGCGTGGGAGGGATGGGAGAGGTCTACCGGGCGCGCGACGGCAAGCTCGGCCGGGACGTTGCGCTGAAGGTCCTCCCGGAGGCGCTCGGCAGCGACGCCGGCCGGGTCTCCCGGTTCGAGCGCGAGGCGCGGCTCCTCGCCTCCGTCAACCATCCGGGAATCGCCGCGATCTATGGGGCGGAAGAATCCGGCGACACGCGGTACCTCGTTCTCGAGCTCGTCGGGGGCGAAACCTTGAGCGACCGGCTGCGCCGCACGATCTCGCCCGTCGACGCCCTCCGCATCGCGCGCCAGATCGCCGAGGCGCTCGAAGCGGCGCACGAGCGGGGCATCATCCATCGGGACCTCAAGCCCTCCAACGTCATGGTCACGCCCGAAGGACGCGTGAAGCTCCTCGATCTGGGCCTCGCGAAGATGATGGGCAATCTCAAGGCGGATGCGGACGCGGTCTCGCAGGAGATCACGGTGCCGCCGATGGAGGACACGCGCCCCGGCGTGATCATGGGGACGGTCGAGTTCATGAGCCCCGAGCAGGCGCGGGGGAAGACGATCGACAAGAGGACGGACATCTGGGCGTTCGGCTGCGTCCTCTTCGAATGTTTCTCCGGGCGCCGGGCGTTCGCCGGGGAATCCGTCTCGGACGCCCTCGCGTCGATCCTCTTGCGGGAGCCCGATTGGTCGGCGCTCCCGGCGGACACGCCGCCGGCGATCCGCGAGCTTCTCCTGCGCTGCCTCCAGAAGGACCCGAACCAGCGTCTGCGCGACATCGGCGACGCGCGCCTCGCGATCGAGGAGGTGCTCTCGGAAGTCGAGCCGCGGCGATCGTCGGCGAGCGGGGTGCTGCGGAAGCCGGCGCGCGGCCGCCGGCGGACGGCCCTCATCGCCGCGGCGGCGGTTGCGGCGGTTTCGATCGGGATCTTCCTCTGGCGCTTCCCGCGCCGAAGGTCAGGAGGGACCAAGTCTGTCGCGGTGCTGCCGTTCAAGGATCTCAGCGGGACGGCCGGCGGCCAGCTCATCGGGGACGGCCTCGCGGAGACGGTGAGCGCGCGGCTGGCGAATCTTCCGGGGATCCAGGTCATGACCCCCGTCTCCGCCGTGAACGTTTCCGACCGCGAGTCCGACCCGTCCCGGGTCGCGAGCCGTCTCGGCGCGGGCTATCTCCTGCGCGGATCGATCCAACGGAGCGGCGATCGGATCCGGATCACGTATTCCGTCTGGAGCGCCCGCGATGGCGCCCAGATCGCCGGAGACGCCATCGACGGGAGCGACACGGATCTCTTCGGGATACAGGACCGCCTGGCCGAAAGAGTCGGAACGTCTCTCGCCGTCCGCCGGGCGAAGGTTTCCCCCCGCTCCTCCGGCCTCGAGACAGCGGGCGAACAGGACCGCTATCTGCAAGCGATCGGTTGTCTTCAGCGGTACGACCGGCCGGGATCGATCGACAAGGCGATCGCGCTTCTCGAAGATCTCGCCGAAAATGCTCCCTCCTCCGCGCTCGTCCAGGCCGCGCTCGCCCGCGCCTACATCCACAAGTTCGACCAGACTCGAAGCGTCGATTTCGTTTCCCGAGCGGAAAGGAGCATCGAACGCGCGGAGCGCCTCGATCCTGACCTGCCCGAAGTCTATATGACGGCCGGCGTTCTGCAGACGCGCAAGGGAAACCCCCAGGAAGCCGTTCCCGCGTTCGAGCGCGCCCTCGCCCGCGAGCCGAGCAACTTCGAAGCGCTCTCCGGTCTCGCGGACGCGCTCGAAGCCTCCGATCGAATGGCCGATGCCGAGCGCGCATACCGGCGCGCGATCGAGCTGTGGCCCTCCTACTGGGCCGGCTACAGCAATCTCGCGGCATTCCAGGCCGGTCGCGGCCGGTACCGCGAAGCCGCCGACAACTTCCGCCGAGTGACGTCGCTTGTTCCTGACAATTTCAGAGCGTACGGCAATCTGGGTGGCGTTGAATTGCTCGTTGGCGATTTCGAAGAGGCGATCGATTCCTTCCAGAAATCTCTCTCGCTCGCGCGGAGCGTCGGGTTACCAGTGCCGGCTACGACGTACGCCAATCTCGGAACCGCGGAATTCTTCCAGGGCCAGTATGCGAAAGCGGCGGAGGCGTTCGAAGCCGCCACCCGGCTGACCCCCGACCACTACCAGATCTGGTCGAACCTGGGCGACGCGCGCCGATGGGCTCCGGGGATGCGGGCCGCCGCCGCGGAGGCCTACGCTCGCGCGATGCTCCTCTGCAGAAAGGAGTTGGAGATCAACGCGAAGAATCCGATGGCCCACTCGACGCTGGCGCTCTGCCTCGCCAAGACGGGCCACGGAGAGGAGGCCGAGCGTCATGCTTCCGAGTCGCTCGTTCTCGACGGGAAGAACCCCGAGATTCTCTATAATGCCGCCATCGTCTCCAATCTCGTCGGAAAGACCGCGGAGGCGGTCGATCGGATCCGCCTGGCGCTCGGGGCGGGTTATTCGAAAGTCTTCGTCGAGCGCGAGCCGGAGCTCGCCGATCTGCGCGCTGCCGGGAAGTTGAGCTTTTGAGGAGGAATTATGCGCCTGCCTTCCAAGGTCACTCTCGTCCTGGAAACAGCCCTCGTGACGACGGTCCTGTCCTGCGCGACGTCGCAGCAGGGCCCATCGCCGTGCGACACGACCGCCCGAAACCATCGGATCAAGGTCGCCGACGTGGTCAGCTGCAAGGACCCCCACGTGTCAAAGGAGAAGAAGAACGACATCAAGTGGTTCTCGGCCGCCGGGACGAACCTTTCCATTGTGTTCGAGCCGCCGACGCCCTTCCCCGAACTGACCTGCGGGCAGCCCAACGAATGTTGGTCCGGAGCCATCGCGCCCGGGTCCGCTTATGGATCCCATAAGTACCACGCCTGGTTGGACGGAAAGGAAATCGACCCGAACGTGATCATCGACAAGTGATCGACGAAAGCGGCGCCGCCCGGCCGTGAGACGTCGGCGACGCCGCACCCCGGCGATCGAGCTCGAAAGGAGAAGAAACGTTGCGCAAGTTCCGATTTGAGAAGCCGGCTCTGGTTCTCGGGGTCATCGTTCTGGGATACGGCGCCGTGGCGACTGCGGACTGCACACCCACGCCGTGCGACGAGGCCCCGAAGTCCCACACGCTGACCGTCGCCGACCAGGTGAGCTGCAAGAACCCGCACCTGTCAAAACAGAATGCCAACGTGATTTCCTGGTGTTCGGCGGAGGGGACGAACCTGAACCTCGTCTTCGAATCGCCCACTCCGTTTCCCGGTCTGACGTGCAAGAAGCCGAACCAATGCAAGTCCGGGCCGATCTCCAAAGACATTGCGCCGGGGACGTACAAGTACCATGCGTTTCTCAATGGAAAGGAAATCGATCCGAACGTGATCATCGACCACTGATTCCGGCCGGGCGCAGGCTCCCGGCGCGAAAACTCCCGATCCGATTCTTCGTTATTATCGTGGGATGAAGCGAACTGTTGCGGTCGCCGCGATGGCCCTCGTCGCGGCCGCCGGCTGCCGGAAGAAGGCTCCTCCGGCGCCGCCGCCGACGCCCGTCGCGGTGAAGACGCTCCGGCCCGTGCCCGTGCCGCGGACGACGGAATACGTGGCCACGCTCCAGTCGCGGCAGTCGATCACGCTCCAGCCGCAGGTCGAGGGGCATGTGACGCGGATCTTCGTCAGGTCGGGCGACCGCGTGGCGGCCGGCGCGCCCCTCCTCCAGATCGATCCGGAGAAGCAGCAGGCGACCGTCCACGCGTCGGAAGCGACCCACGCCTCGAAGGTCGCGGCGCTTCGTCTCGCGTCGGAACAGCACGCCCGCATCGCGAAGCTCTTCTCCGAAGGGCTGGCTTCCCAGCAGGACCTCGACCAGGCGCAGTCGGCGCTCGAATCCGCCCAGGCGGACGCCCGGACGGCGGAGGCCCAGGTGCGGCAGGAGAGCGTCGACCTCGGCTACTACCGCGTGGAGGCGCCCGCCGCGGGGATCGTCGGCGACATCCCGGTCCGCGTGGGAGACCGGGTGACGAACTCGACGACGCTCACGACGCTCGACCGCGTCGGCTCCGGGCTCGAGGCGTACGTCTCCGTTCCCGTCGAGCGGTCCGCCGATCTCAAGGTCGGCCTCCCGGTCGAGATCGTCGACGACGCCGGCGCGGTGCTCGCGCGCACGCGCATCAATTTCGTCGCTCCCCGGGTCTCCGACGAGACGCAGGCGGTCCTCGCGAAGGCGCCGATCGACGATCCGAAGGGCGCTCTCCGCCCGGCCGAGCTCGTCCGCGCGCGGATCGTCTGGAGCTCGACGCCCGCGCTGACGATTCCCGTCGTCGCGGTCGTGAGGATCAGCGGGCAGGATTTCGCGTTCGTCGTGGACGGTCCGCCCGGGGCGACGGTCGCCCGGCAGCGCCCGATTCAGCTCGGGGAAATCGTCGGCAACGACTACATCGTCCGCGAGGGGCTGAAGGCGGGCGACCGGGTCGTGGTCGGGGGAGTCCAGAAGATCGGCGACGGCGCGCCTGTCAATCCCGAATCGTGACTCGGGAAACACGAAATCCGAAATCCGAAATACGAAACGAGCTCGAAACGTGAAACTCCGAAACTCGAACCCGATTGCCGGCCGACTCGAAACCGTTTCGCGTCTCAACTTGCGAACCTTTGCGTCTGTTTCGGATTTCGACCAGTCGGGTTTCGAGTTTGTTTCGGGTTTCGAGTTTCGGATTTCGGATTTCTGATCGATGTTCGTCGACTTCTTCATCCGCCGTCCCGTCTTCGCGAGCGTGTGCGCGATGTTCCTCGTCCTCGCCGGGGCGGTCTCGATTCCCACGCTTCCGGTCGCGCAGTTCCCGCAGCTCGCGCCGCCGCAGATCACGGTCTCGAGCTTCTACACGGGGGCGAGCGCTCAGGCGGTCGAGACCGCCGTCACGACCCCGCTCGAGCAGGCGATCAACGGCGTCGAGGGAATGCGCTACATCCAGTCGACGAGCGGCAACGACGGAAGCTCGTCGATCACCGCCACCTTCGACCTGTCCCGGAACCTCGACGTCGCGGCGGTCGACGTGCAGAACCGGGTCGCGTCGGCGCAGGGGCGCC is a window from the Thermoanaerobaculia bacterium genome containing:
- a CDS encoding protein kinase: MTLAAGTRLGNYEITGLLGVGGMGEVYRARDGKLGRDVALKVLPEALGSDAGRVSRFEREARLLASVNHPGIAAIYGAEESGDTRYLVLELVGGETLSDRLRRTISPVDALRIARQIAEALEAAHERGIIHRDLKPSNVMVTPEGRVKLLDLGLAKMMGNLKADADAVSQEITVPPMEDTRPGVIMGTVEFMSPEQARGKTIDKRTDIWAFGCVLFECFSGRRAFAGESVSDALASILLREPDWSALPADTPPAIRELLLRCLQKDPNQRLRDIGDARLAIEEVLSEVEPRRSSASGVLRKPARGRRRTALIAAAAVAAVSIGIFLWRFPRRRSGGTKSVAVLPFKDLSGTAGGQLIGDGLAETVSARLANLPGIQVMTPVSAVNVSDRESDPSRVASRLGAGYLLRGSIQRSGDRIRITYSVWSARDGAQIAGDAIDGSDTDLFGIQDRLAERVGTSLAVRRAKVSPRSSGLETAGEQDRYLQAIGCLQRYDRPGSIDKAIALLEDLAENAPSSALVQAALARAYIHKFDQTRSVDFVSRAERSIERAERLDPDLPEVYMTAGVLQTRKGNPQEAVPAFERALAREPSNFEALSGLADALEASDRMADAERAYRRAIELWPSYWAGYSNLAAFQAGRGRYREAADNFRRVTSLVPDNFRAYGNLGGVELLVGDFEEAIDSFQKSLSLARSVGLPVPATTYANLGTAEFFQGQYAKAAEAFEAATRLTPDHYQIWSNLGDARRWAPGMRAAAAEAYARAMLLCRKELEINAKNPMAHSTLALCLAKTGHGEEAERHASESLVLDGKNPEILYNAAIVSNLVGKTAEAVDRIRLALGAGYSKVFVEREPELADLRAAGKLSF
- a CDS encoding efflux RND transporter periplasmic adaptor subunit; this encodes MKRTVAVAAMALVAAAGCRKKAPPAPPPTPVAVKTLRPVPVPRTTEYVATLQSRQSITLQPQVEGHVTRIFVRSGDRVAAGAPLLQIDPEKQQATVHASEATHASKVAALRLASEQHARIAKLFSEGLASQQDLDQAQSALESAQADARTAEAQVRQESVDLGYYRVEAPAAGIVGDIPVRVGDRVTNSTTLTTLDRVGSGLEAYVSVPVERSADLKVGLPVEIVDDAGAVLARTRINFVAPRVSDETQAVLAKAPIDDPKGALRPAELVRARIVWSSTPALTIPVVAVVRISGQDFAFVVDGPPGATVARQRPIQLGEIVGNDYIVREGLKAGDRVVVGGVQKIGDGAPVNPES